The following proteins come from a genomic window of Nostoc sp. TCL26-01:
- a CDS encoding glucosidase gives MTQEETRLADDRERCAYWKRWGPYLSERQWGTVREDYSATGEAWEYFPHDHARSRVYRWGEDGIAGISDTHQQLCFAIALWNGEDSILKERMFGLTGNEGNHGEDVKEYYFYLDNTPTHSYMKYLYKYPHQAFPYTQLVAENRRRSRQEPEFELLDTGIFNEDRYFDVFVEYAKASPEDILIQIEVINRGSETKTLHLLPTLWFRNIWAWKVGQETPWLKVSQTTSDFSVIEAFHATLGTRWLYCEGIPNLLFTNNETNSERLFGVTNPSPYVKDGINDYLIQNRKAAINPNQTGTKCSAHYQLVIAPGEMQTVRLRLKDSQSSLNFGEEFETTFGDRKLEADEFYHRICPFSLSEDMRNVQRQAFAGMLWNKQFYHYVVHDWLNGDPATPTPPAERKRGRNHDWTHLYNDDVLSMPDKWEYPWFAAWDLAFHCIPLTMLDPEFAKRQLSLLMREWYMHPNGQIPAYEWAFGDVNPPVHAWAALRVYQIEGKIYGRSDRAFLEQVFQKLLLNFTWWVNRKDIEGKNVFQGGFLGLDNIGVFDRNVSLPNGGYINQADGTSWMGMYCLNMLTIALELAQEDSTYEDIASKFFEHFLYIADAIDGVGEAELALWDEVDGFYYDALHLPDGRHFLMKVRSMVGLAPLFAVTASELETLERFPNFKRRVEWFRQNRPDLTQNVVCLETEGVKARTLLAIAGQNQLRRILYRMLDENEFLGSYGIRALSKFHANNPYVINVNGNEYRVDYEPAESTTGIFGGNSNWRGPVWFPMNYLIIESLQKYHHYLGDDFQVECPTGSGQMMTLKQVANELSGRLIRTFLTDETGRRSIYGGTETFQTNSDWHDLILFYEYFQGDNGAGIGASHQTGWTGLVAKLIQQQAEYSGDSFKS, from the coding sequence ATGACGCAAGAAGAAACAAGGCTGGCAGATGATCGCGAACGATGCGCTTACTGGAAACGTTGGGGCCCATACCTGAGCGAAAGACAGTGGGGAACGGTCAGAGAAGACTATAGCGCTACTGGAGAAGCTTGGGAGTATTTTCCTCACGACCATGCTCGATCGCGTGTCTATCGTTGGGGAGAAGACGGTATTGCCGGGATCTCTGATACTCATCAGCAGTTATGTTTTGCGATCGCGCTGTGGAATGGAGAAGATTCCATCCTCAAAGAGCGGATGTTTGGCTTAACGGGTAATGAGGGCAATCACGGGGAGGATGTCAAAGAGTATTACTTCTATCTAGACAATACTCCCACTCATTCCTATATGAAGTATCTTTACAAATACCCCCATCAGGCTTTTCCTTACACTCAATTAGTGGCAGAAAATCGCCGCAGAAGCAGACAAGAGCCTGAATTTGAACTACTGGATACAGGCATATTTAACGAAGATCGTTACTTTGATGTATTCGTTGAGTATGCCAAAGCATCCCCGGAAGATATTTTGATTCAGATCGAAGTTATCAATCGGGGATCGGAAACTAAAACGCTACATCTGCTACCGACACTCTGGTTTCGCAACATTTGGGCTTGGAAAGTTGGACAGGAAACCCCCTGGCTAAAGGTCAGTCAAACAACATCTGATTTCAGTGTCATTGAAGCGTTTCATGCAACGCTGGGAACGCGATGGTTGTACTGTGAGGGGATTCCTAATTTATTGTTTACAAATAATGAGACAAATTCCGAACGATTATTTGGAGTTACTAACCCCTCACCCTACGTTAAAGATGGCATTAATGATTATCTAATTCAAAACCGTAAAGCAGCGATTAATCCCAACCAAACTGGAACAAAATGCTCGGCTCATTATCAGCTAGTCATCGCTCCTGGTGAAATGCAAACGGTACGGCTGAGATTGAAAGACTCGCAATCTTCTCTCAACTTTGGCGAGGAATTTGAGACAACCTTTGGCGATCGCAAACTTGAGGCAGATGAATTCTATCACCGCATTTGTCCTTTTTCATTGTCTGAAGATATGCGAAATGTTCAACGACAGGCATTTGCTGGAATGTTGTGGAATAAGCAATTCTATCATTATGTAGTACATGATTGGCTCAATGGCGATCCTGCAACTCCCACACCGCCAGCAGAGCGCAAACGAGGTAGAAATCATGATTGGACGCACCTTTATAACGATGATGTTCTCTCAATGCCCGACAAATGGGAATATCCTTGGTTTGCGGCATGGGATTTAGCTTTTCACTGTATTCCTCTGACTATGCTAGATCCAGAGTTTGCCAAACGCCAGTTGAGTCTTTTGATGCGAGAGTGGTATATGCACCCAAACGGACAAATTCCGGCTTATGAATGGGCATTTGGTGATGTTAATCCTCCCGTTCATGCCTGGGCTGCATTGCGAGTCTATCAAATTGAAGGAAAAATTTATGGTCGTAGCGATCGCGCTTTTCTAGAGCAAGTATTTCAAAAACTACTGCTCAATTTTACTTGGTGGGTGAATCGCAAAGATATTGAGGGTAAAAATGTTTTTCAAGGAGGATTTTTAGGATTAGATAATATTGGAGTATTTGATCGCAATGTATCGCTACCCAATGGGGGATATATCAATCAGGCAGATGGCACTAGTTGGATGGGAATGTATTGCCTGAATATGTTAACGATCGCGCTAGAGCTAGCTCAAGAGGATTCAACTTATGAAGACATTGCTAGCAAGTTTTTTGAACACTTTCTCTATATTGCCGATGCTATTGATGGAGTCGGTGAAGCCGAGTTAGCCCTTTGGGATGAGGTAGACGGGTTTTATTATGATGCCTTGCATCTACCTGATGGTCGTCACTTCTTGATGAAGGTGCGATCGATGGTGGGACTAGCTCCATTATTTGCTGTTACCGCTTCAGAACTGGAAACACTGGAAAGATTTCCCAACTTCAAACGACGGGTTGAATGGTTCAGGCAAAATCGTCCAGATTTGACCCAAAATGTTGTTTGTTTAGAAACAGAAGGTGTAAAAGCCAGAACTCTGCTGGCGATCGCTGGGCAGAATCAGTTACGGCGCATTCTGTACAGGATGTTAGATGAAAATGAATTTCTGGGATCTTATGGTATTCGCGCGCTCTCCAAATTCCACGCGAACAACCCCTACGTTATAAATGTTAACGGCAACGAATATCGAGTCGATTACGAACCTGCGGAATCTACAACTGGTATTTTTGGTGGCAATTCCAATTGGCGCGGACCCGTGTGGTTTCCCATGAATTACCTCATAATCGAGTCCTTGCAGAAGTACCACCATTATCTAGGCGATGATTTTCAAGTGGAATGTCCGACTGGATCGGGTCAAATGATGACACTAAAGCAGGTGGCGAATGAACTGTCAGGGCGATTGATTCGGACATTTTTAACCGATGAAACTGGACGGCGATCGATCTATGGAGGAACGGAAACTTTTCAAACTAATTCAGATTGGCATGACCTGATTTTATTCTATGAATACTTTCAGGGTGATAACGGAGCAGGCATCGGAGCAAGTCATCAAACAGGCTGGACAGGGTTAGTGGCAAAATTGATCCAGCAACAGGCAGAGTACAGTGGAGACAGTTTCAAATCATAG
- a CDS encoding peptidase domain-containing ABC transporter, protein MVRFAKYPCVLQLAESDCGAASLATVAKFYGLTLAISHIREVVGTGQQGTTLLGLRRGAEALGFNAQGVKATPEILDQFDTMPLPAVIHWLGYHWVVLYGKQGNKYVIADPAIGVRYLSREELTKGWQNYIMLLLEADQARLAEQQDDQVHGVAHFLRRILPYRLILAEALLLNFVVGLIALTSPFFMQILTDDVLVRQDTRLLNAVVIAVVVMSLISSSLRLVQSSLIAHFAQRLELGLVLEFVRQILVLPLTYYETHRSGEIISRLHDIQRIRNVISQLFVSLPSEFFIALSSLGLLLFYSWKLMLIVTFLIALMMVSTIVIFPILRQKTKQILAQEGENQAILVETFKGAITLKTTTAAPQLWEEFQMRSSSVANLTFRAIQLAITNQTFSDITSVLGSVGIIWFGSQLVFAKELSIGQLVAAYSLTQNVIRLMTDLVVIINQLIWIKSAAERLNEVIDAHPEIEQEDFQKPFVRIAANADIVCSEINFNYPGQIVLLENFSLTIPGGQVVALIGESGCGKSTVSKLIAGLYNLESGNIRFGIYNRQDICVDCLRQQVILIPQEPHFWSRSIIANFRLGAPHITFEEIVTACQLTKADEFISKLPDKYQTVLGEFGASISGGQRQRLAIARAIVTDPPILILDESTANLDPVSETYVLDKLLFYRQSKTTILISHRPRVINRADWIVLLEQGKVKMQGTPEQLRSQSGAHLDFLTP, encoded by the coding sequence ATGGTCAGATTTGCCAAATATCCATGTGTTTTACAACTTGCCGAATCCGACTGTGGGGCAGCATCCTTAGCTACTGTTGCCAAATTCTACGGTCTTACCCTAGCAATTAGTCACATCCGCGAAGTCGTCGGTACTGGGCAACAGGGAACTACTTTATTAGGGTTGAGGAGAGGAGCCGAAGCACTGGGTTTCAACGCCCAAGGAGTGAAAGCTACACCAGAAATTTTAGACCAATTCGATACTATGCCTTTGCCTGCAGTTATTCACTGGTTGGGCTATCACTGGGTAGTGCTATATGGCAAGCAAGGCAATAAGTATGTCATCGCTGACCCAGCAATTGGTGTGCGTTATTTATCTCGTGAAGAACTAACCAAAGGCTGGCAAAACTACATCATGTTGTTGTTAGAGGCAGACCAGGCAAGGCTTGCAGAACAACAAGACGATCAAGTTCACGGTGTAGCACATTTTTTGCGCCGTATTTTACCTTATAGGCTAATTCTGGCGGAAGCATTGTTGCTTAACTTTGTTGTTGGTCTAATTGCCCTGACTTCTCCCTTCTTCATGCAAATCTTGACTGATGATGTGCTAGTTAGGCAAGATACTCGGCTCCTCAATGCTGTAGTAATTGCTGTTGTGGTGATGAGTCTCATCAGTAGCAGTCTCAGACTCGTGCAGTCTAGCTTAATAGCACACTTTGCTCAACGGTTGGAGTTAGGTTTAGTTTTAGAATTTGTGCGCCAAATCTTAGTACTGCCACTAACTTATTATGAAACCCATCGAAGTGGTGAAATTATCAGCCGACTGCATGATATTCAACGCATTAGAAATGTGATTTCCCAACTATTTGTTAGTTTACCTAGTGAATTTTTTATTGCTTTATCCTCTCTAGGATTACTACTGTTTTATAGTTGGAAATTAATGCTAATTGTTACTTTTCTTATTGCTTTAATGATGGTATCAACTATTGTGATTTTCCCAATTTTGCGGCAAAAAACTAAACAAATATTAGCTCAAGAAGGTGAAAATCAAGCAATTTTAGTTGAAACCTTTAAAGGGGCAATTACTCTCAAAACTACTACAGCAGCGCCACAACTTTGGGAAGAATTTCAAATGCGTTCTAGTAGTGTAGCAAACTTAACATTTCGTGCTATCCAATTAGCAATTACCAACCAAACCTTCTCTGATATTACTTCGGTTCTGGGTAGCGTTGGCATAATTTGGTTTGGTAGCCAATTAGTGTTTGCTAAAGAACTTAGCATTGGTCAATTAGTAGCTGCTTATAGTTTGACTCAAAATGTGATTCGCTTAATGACTGATTTAGTAGTAATTATTAATCAACTTATTTGGATAAAATCAGCTGCTGAACGTTTAAATGAAGTAATTGATGCTCATCCAGAAATAGAGCAAGAAGATTTTCAAAAACCCTTTGTTAGGATAGCTGCTAATGCTGATATAGTTTGTTCCGAAATCAATTTTAACTATCCTGGTCAAATTGTCTTATTAGAAAACTTTTCCTTAACTATTCCAGGTGGTCAGGTAGTTGCTTTAATTGGTGAATCTGGCTGTGGTAAAAGTACGGTATCCAAACTCATAGCTGGACTTTATAACTTAGAGTCTGGTAATATTCGTTTTGGTATTTATAATCGACAAGATATTTGTGTTGATTGCCTGCGCCAGCAAGTGATTTTAATTCCGCAAGAACCTCACTTTTGGAGTCGTTCAATTATTGCTAACTTTCGCTTAGGTGCGCCCCACATAACTTTTGAAGAAATTGTCACAGCTTGTCAGCTAACAAAAGCAGATGAATTTATTAGTAAACTACCAGACAAATATCAAACTGTTTTGGGGGAATTTGGCGCAAGTATCTCAGGAGGACAGAGGCAAAGATTGGCAATAGCAAGAGCAATTGTTACTGATCCACCAATCCTAATTTTAGATGAATCAACAGCTAATCTCGATCCTGTAAGTGAGACTTATGTTTTGGATAAACTGTTATTTTATCGCCAAAGCAAGACCACCATTTTAATTAGTCACCGTCCCAGAGTTATCAATCGCGCTGATTGGATTGTACTATTAGAACAGGGTAAAGTGAAAATGCAAGGTACTCCAGAACAATTGCGATCGCAATCAGGCGCTCATTTAGATTTTTTAACTCCTTAG
- a CDS encoding bacteriocin gives MLNKKEAKKNDKKPNLGSLPVVSLNEKEMSNVSGGAWFRVGP, from the coding sequence ATGTTGAACAAAAAAGAAGCTAAAAAAAACGATAAAAAGCCTAACTTAGGATCTTTACCAGTTGTGTCCCTGAATGAAAAAGAAATGTCTAACGTTTCTGGTGGAGCCTGGTTCCGAGTTGGACCATAA
- a CDS encoding biotin/lipoyl-binding protein, giving the protein MYTDPHPDLLRPIRSDQFLPQISLWTTLGGLLLVGTVGAAIALAAITEYDVTVKAPATIRPSGDIRLVQAAEEGTIKKILVRENQQVNEGDAIATIDNSQLSTKKRQIAGNIQHNQLQIGQITAQLNVLQTQITAESNLMHRAIASAQADLVRNKRDYQDRLITSQTQVQEAKAVLDLAKEELLRYQQLGKTGAISTLQIKEKEQNFKAAVARLEGFNAELNPVDANVAIATERIAQEKAKGESTLANLNQELQELIRRRVEIQNQISADQMELQQVSTELQKTIIRSSETGTILKLELRNSGQVVRVGDAIAQIAPNKAPLLVKARIAAADISKVRLCQEVQVTQCTQGKVIMRLSAYPYPDYGTLNGAVRSMTSDAIIPQNNSNIQSAPYYEVTIQPDRLNLIKGNQSYPIQAGMEVTTDIISQQETILTFMLRKARLITDL; this is encoded by the coding sequence ATGTACACTGACCCTCATCCAGACTTACTCCGTCCAATTCGCAGCGATCAATTTCTGCCTCAGATTAGTCTTTGGACAACTTTGGGGGGGTTATTACTAGTGGGGACTGTGGGTGCTGCGATCGCTCTTGCGGCAATTACCGAGTACGATGTCACTGTGAAAGCACCTGCGACAATCCGTCCTTCTGGGGATATAAGGTTAGTGCAAGCTGCTGAGGAAGGAACTATAAAAAAGATTCTGGTGAGAGAAAATCAACAAGTAAATGAAGGAGATGCGATCGCTACTATCGATAACTCCCAATTATCAACCAAAAAAAGGCAAATAGCAGGTAATATCCAGCACAATCAGTTACAGATTGGGCAAATTACTGCTCAACTTAATGTACTACAAACTCAAATTACGGCTGAGTCGAATTTAATGCACCGAGCGATCGCATCCGCACAAGCTGACTTAGTTCGTAACAAACGAGATTATCAAGATAGACTAATTACAAGTCAGACACAAGTACAAGAAGCAAAAGCAGTCTTAGACTTAGCTAAAGAAGAACTATTACGATATCAGCAGTTGGGAAAGACGGGTGCAATCTCTACTCTGCAAATTAAGGAAAAAGAACAAAATTTTAAAGCTGCTGTTGCTAGACTAGAAGGCTTCAACGCCGAACTAAATCCCGTTGATGCTAATGTGGCGATCGCTACTGAGCGCATTGCTCAAGAAAAAGCTAAAGGTGAATCTACTCTTGCTAATTTAAATCAAGAACTCCAAGAACTCATTCGCCGTCGAGTAGAAATTCAAAATCAAATTAGCGCGGATCAAATGGAATTACAACAAGTTTCTACAGAACTGCAAAAAACTATAATTCGTAGTTCCGAGACAGGTACTATCCTGAAGCTGGAATTAAGAAATTCTGGACAGGTGGTGCGTGTTGGGGATGCGATCGCGCAAATTGCACCCAATAAAGCCCCGTTGCTAGTGAAAGCTCGTATTGCTGCTGCTGATATTAGCAAGGTTCGGCTATGCCAAGAAGTACAAGTAACACAATGTACACAGGGAAAAGTAATTATGCGGCTTTCTGCCTATCCTTACCCGGATTATGGCACACTTAACGGTGCTGTCAGAAGCATGACTAGCGACGCGATTATTCCTCAAAATAATAGCAATATTCAATCTGCACCTTACTATGAGGTAACAATCCAGCCTGATAGGCTTAATCTGATTAAGGGTAATCAATCCTATCCTATTCAAGCTGGTATGGAAGTTACCACTGATATTATTTCTCAACAAGAAACTATTCTGACGTTTATGCTGAGAAAAGCAAGGTTAATAACAGATTTGTAG
- a CDS encoding MBL fold metallo-hydrolase, which translates to MAHLDIRRRENTNGDFYVDTTCIDCDTCRWMASQIFSRINQQSAVYHQPQNEVERLAALQALLACPTNSIGTVEKPYDIKVAQQSFPILVDENVYHCGYHSEKSYGAASYLIQIEEGNILVDSPQFLAPLVKRIEEMGGIRYMYLTHRDDVADHQKFAEHFQCQRILHTEEITADTRNVEIQLTAKEAFALTPELLIIPVPGHTKGHTVLLYKNKFLFTGDHLAWSESLHQLVAFHDVCWYSWEEQTKSMRHLASYSFEWVLPGHGRRFHADADTMRQQMNKCITFMAGS; encoded by the coding sequence ATGGCTCATTTAGATATACGTCGCCGTGAAAATACCAACGGTGATTTTTATGTAGATACTACTTGTATAGATTGTGATACGTGTCGTTGGATGGCATCACAAATATTTTCTCGTATCAATCAACAGTCAGCAGTATATCATCAGCCACAAAATGAAGTGGAAAGATTAGCGGCACTCCAAGCACTTTTAGCTTGCCCTACTAATTCTATTGGCACAGTTGAGAAGCCATATGATATCAAAGTTGCTCAACAAAGTTTTCCAATTTTAGTCGATGAAAATGTCTATCACTGTGGTTATCATTCAGAAAAATCTTACGGTGCAGCTAGTTATTTGATTCAAATTGAGGAAGGTAACATCTTAGTAGATTCTCCCCAATTTTTGGCACCATTAGTCAAGCGTATAGAAGAAATGGGTGGAATTCGTTATATGTATTTAACTCACAGAGATGATGTAGCAGACCATCAAAAATTTGCTGAACATTTCCAGTGTCAGCGTATTCTCCACACCGAAGAAATTACTGCGGATACTAGAAATGTAGAAATACAGCTAACTGCAAAAGAAGCATTTGCTTTGACTCCAGAGTTGCTAATTATTCCTGTTCCTGGTCATACCAAAGGACATACAGTTTTACTATATAAAAACAAATTTCTTTTCACTGGCGACCATCTTGCTTGGTCAGAAAGTTTGCATCAGTTAGTGGCATTTCACGATGTCTGTTGGTATTCTTGGGAAGAACAGACAAAATCAATGCGTCATTTAGCTAGTTACTCGTTTGAATGGGTACTGCCAGGTCATGGGCGGAGATTTCATGCTGATGCTGATACCATGCGTCAACAGATGAACAAGTGTATTACATTTATGGCTGGCAGTTAG
- a CDS encoding Npun_R2479 family HD domain-containing metalloprotein yields the protein MFNATEILIDAFVKQIREGYSRTYGCLKHDYQDIIAWAGSMALENIANSDALYHNVEHSILVTLVGQEILRGKHIREGGVSSEDWLHFVISLVCHDIGYVKGVCRQDQESACLYATGKNGRMISLTPGASDASLTPYHVDRAKLFIDERFGGHKLIDAEVIKSNIEWTRFPVPTAEDHQDTTSFAGLVRAADLIGQLSDPRYLKKITSLFYEFEETGINKVLGYDTPADLRKNYAKFYWNGVHPYIKDGLRYLSLTQQGKQILANLYSNVFLVEHEKTQEEHLYLVEQLHA from the coding sequence ATGTTCAACGCCACTGAAATTTTAATTGATGCTTTTGTCAAACAAATACGCGAAGGCTACAGCCGCACATATGGCTGCTTAAAACATGATTATCAAGACATCATTGCTTGGGCTGGTAGCATGGCTTTAGAAAACATTGCCAACAGTGATGCCCTCTATCACAATGTTGAACACTCAATCTTAGTTACCCTCGTCGGACAAGAAATTTTACGTGGTAAGCACATCCGTGAAGGTGGTGTCTCTAGTGAAGATTGGTTACATTTTGTGATTTCTTTGGTGTGTCATGATATCGGTTATGTGAAAGGAGTCTGCCGACAAGACCAAGAAAGCGCTTGTTTATATGCCACCGGGAAAAATGGCAGAATGATTTCTCTAACTCCTGGGGCTTCTGATGCCAGTTTGACCCCTTATCACGTTGACAGAGCTAAACTATTCATTGATGAACGTTTTGGGGGTCATAAACTAATAGACGCTGAGGTAATTAAAAGTAACATTGAATGGACTCGTTTTCCTGTACCCACAGCCGAGGATCATCAAGATACGACGAGTTTTGCTGGTTTAGTCCGGGCTGCTGATTTAATCGGCCAATTGAGTGACCCGCGTTACTTGAAAAAAATTACATCTTTGTTCTATGAATTTGAAGAAACCGGTATCAATAAAGTTTTAGGCTACGACACACCAGCCGATTTACGCAAGAACTATGCCAAATTTTACTGGAATGGCGTTCATCCTTATATTAAAGATGGACTACGTTATTTATCTTTAACTCAGCAAGGCAAACAAATTTTAGCTAATCTCTATTCAAATGTGTTTTTGGTAGAACATGAAAAAACTCAAGAAGAACATCTCTACTTAGTTGAGCAACTCCATGCTTAG
- a CDS encoding ABC transporter permease, whose amino-acid sequence MNWWQRLQKNPLARFGAILLLIFYVAVIAADFIAPYDPYASQPNGSLLPPTKIYWVSQTSGQFIGPHIYPTTQGDTNLETGDRQLIVDLKKPSPVRLFVAGPEYRLLQLTLPLPPKWEETTIIPGIPLNWHLFGADNGAKLNILGTDEQGRDQFSRLLHGGRISMFIGIIGVIITFPLGLLIGGISGYFGGWTDSIIMRVAEVLMTFPSIYLLVTLGAVLPAGLSSSERFLLIVLITSVISWAGLARVIRGQVLSIKEREFVQAARAMGGNPIYIIVRHVLPQTATYIIISATLAVPSFIGSEAILSLIGLGIQQPDPSWGNMLSLASNASIIVLQPWLIWPPAVLIILTVLAFNLLGDGLRDALDPRSLRR is encoded by the coding sequence ATGAATTGGTGGCAAAGACTTCAGAAAAATCCTTTGGCGCGATTTGGGGCAATTTTACTGTTAATTTTTTATGTAGCGGTGATTGCAGCTGATTTCATCGCTCCCTATGACCCTTACGCCTCACAACCAAATGGTTCGCTGCTACCACCAACTAAAATTTATTGGGTTTCCCAAACATCAGGTCAGTTTATCGGCCCTCATATTTATCCCACAACTCAAGGTGACACTAATTTAGAAACAGGCGATCGCCAACTCATCGTAGACTTAAAAAAGCCTTCGCCCGTGCGTTTATTTGTTGCGGGGCCAGAATATCGACTGTTGCAGCTGACTCTACCACTACCACCCAAGTGGGAAGAAACTACAATCATCCCAGGTATTCCCTTAAACTGGCATTTATTCGGCGCAGATAACGGAGCTAAATTAAATATTCTCGGTACTGATGAACAAGGCCGTGACCAGTTCAGTCGTCTGCTACATGGTGGACGCATCAGTATGTTTATCGGTATTATCGGAGTAATAATTACCTTTCCCCTCGGTTTGCTCATAGGTGGGATTTCTGGCTATTTCGGCGGTTGGACTGATAGCATCATTATGCGTGTGGCAGAGGTACTGATGACCTTCCCCAGCATTTATCTTTTAGTCACATTAGGCGCTGTTTTACCTGCTGGTTTGAGTAGCAGTGAACGCTTTTTACTCATTGTCTTGATTACCTCTGTCATTAGCTGGGCTGGTTTAGCTAGGGTAATTCGCGGACAAGTACTCTCAATTAAAGAACGAGAATTTGTCCAAGCAGCTAGGGCTATGGGTGGTAATCCCATCTATATTATTGTTCGTCACGTTTTGCCCCAGACTGCCACATATATCATTATCTCTGCTACCTTGGCAGTTCCTAGCTTTATCGGTTCAGAAGCAATACTTAGTCTCATCGGTTTGGGCATTCAACAACCAGACCCATCCTGGGGTAATATGTTGTCTCTAGCAAGTAATGCTTCTATCATAGTACTGCAACCTTGGTTAATTTGGCCGCCAGCCGTGCTAATTATCCTCACAGTCTTGGCTTTTAACTTACTAGGTGATGGTTTAAGAGATGCACTTGATCCTCGCAGTTTACGTCGTTAG
- a CDS encoding arsenate reductase ArsC codes for MEKPLLLILCTGNSCRSQMAEGFLKELADDLLTVQSAGMNPAAKVHPLAVRVMEEIGIDISKNTCKHLNLFLDKKIDTVITVCDHADQSCPSLPAAVKRHHFSFPDPAEATGTEAEKLQIFRRIRDDISKLLLAYIAGRRDAL; via the coding sequence ATGGAAAAACCACTGCTTTTGATACTTTGTACAGGTAATTCTTGCCGGAGTCAGATGGCAGAAGGGTTTTTAAAAGAATTAGCTGATGATTTATTGACAGTACAAAGTGCAGGGATGAATCCAGCCGCCAAAGTTCATCCTTTAGCAGTGAGAGTGATGGAAGAAATCGGTATAGATATTTCTAAAAATACTTGTAAGCATCTTAACTTATTTTTAGACAAAAAAATCGATACTGTAATTACAGTCTGCGATCATGCTGACCAAAGTTGTCCTTCCTTACCTGCGGCTGTAAAACGTCATCACTTCAGCTTTCCTGACCCCGCAGAAGCAACAGGAACCGAAGCCGAAAAACTGCAAATATTCCGACGAATTCGAGATGATATTAGTAAGTTACTCTTAGCATATATAGCAGGAAGACGTGATGCCCTTTAA